Proteins found in one Candidatus Tisiphia endosymbiont of Beris chalybata genomic segment:
- a CDS encoding palindromic element RPE1 domain-containing protein produces the protein MHNLKIIEEFLGETKSSTAAYIDVREEQRGVSTTKLPIRLGYARGLILEARVVYILLVTEELVYEGQLQEELEVSKSRSAAYYST, from the coding sequence TTGCATAACCTAAAGATAATTGAAGAATTTTTAGGAGAAACGAAGTCGAGTACCGCAGCTTACATAGACGTACGTGAGGAACAAAGAGGAGTTTCGACGACAAAATTACCAATTAGATTAGGTTATGCAAGAGGTCTAATTCTTGAAGCACGGGTAGTATATATACTGCTCGTAACTGAAGAGTTGGTATACGAAGGTCAACTTCAAGAAGAGCTAGAAGTGTCAAAGTCGAGAAGCGCAGCGTACTATAGTACGTGA
- a CDS encoding LysM peptidoglycan-binding domain-containing M23 family metallopeptidase, protein MQINLALFCLVILIISGCAEQAPAPIEYNYNKSYTKNSSEIILSSKENYQNGKIIENNEEEIINSPIPQEENSFIPTTGYLQVPNVKHTLAQEDTIIVPQIPLDNRKVIYHQVQAGETLASIANDYGQTIEELENLNNISRSYVLQESQLIKIKTSMELLNKKNKENSLKNTEKNFSQSKAPDAILLTNTKFIKPIEGKIITRFGDPTPTGENKGINIAANEGSVVQSIASGRVAFAGHHKKFGNLLIIKLDQGDLYAAYAHLGDLILTKGALVTQGEIIGHVGHTGEVKFPQLHFAIREGKIAIDPLKYLKY, encoded by the coding sequence ATGCAGATTAATCTAGCTCTTTTTTGTTTAGTCATTTTAATAATTTCAGGTTGCGCTGAGCAAGCCCCTGCACCTATTGAATATAATTATAACAAAAGTTACACTAAAAATTCTTCGGAAATTATCTTGTCCTCGAAAGAAAATTATCAAAATGGCAAGATCATAGAGAATAATGAAGAGGAAATAATCAATAGTCCTATTCCGCAAGAGGAAAACTCTTTTATTCCTACTACCGGCTATTTACAAGTCCCTAATGTGAAACATACATTAGCTCAAGAGGATACAATAATAGTGCCTCAAATACCATTGGATAATAGAAAAGTGATTTACCATCAAGTGCAAGCAGGGGAGACCCTGGCTTCTATTGCTAACGATTATGGTCAAACAATTGAAGAGTTAGAAAACCTTAATAATATCTCTAGGTCATATGTGCTCCAAGAATCTCAGCTTATCAAAATAAAAACTAGCATGGAGCTATTGAACAAGAAAAATAAAGAAAATAGCCTAAAAAATACTGAGAAAAATTTTAGTCAGTCAAAGGCTCCTGATGCCATATTGCTTACTAATACTAAATTCATCAAGCCGATTGAAGGCAAGATTATTACTCGTTTTGGTGATCCAACACCTACTGGAGAGAATAAAGGCATTAATATTGCGGCAAATGAGGGCAGTGTAGTGCAATCTATTGCATCGGGAAGAGTAGCCTTTGCAGGGCATCATAAAAAATTTGGTAATTTATTAATAATCAAATTAGATCAAGGAGATTTATATGCGGCGTATGCGCATTTAGGGGACCTAATACTTACGAAAGGTGCTCTAGTTACACAAGGAGAAATAATAGGACATGTTGGTCATACTGGCGAGGTAAAATTCCCGCAATTACATTTTGCTATTCGTGAAGGCAAAATTGCTATTGATCCCCTTAAATATCTTAAATATTAA
- a CDS encoding alpha/beta hydrolase, whose amino-acid sequence MNYKKKLETAVLKGVNILLLILGPLFLAACAANIETRIKEAEKVASFNSFEKKLVPAGSFVLTTYQRITDKYSPYIVYIEGDGSITSGHYAIASNPTPSKVMLLKLASLDPRPNIIYIARPCQYTPVELNPKCISDYWVDKRLSEEVIESINTAIIAISNNRPVSLIGFSGGGGVAILVAARNKNIQNIITIAGNLDIERFSRHHEVYALKESLNPIKYAKVINNIPQLHIAGDKDLTVPSSIPNAYVAASASPCVRFKVFPGITHTIGWESVWKDVLKTKLTCD is encoded by the coding sequence ATGAATTATAAAAAAAAATTAGAAACAGCCGTGCTAAAAGGTGTAAATATATTATTACTTATTCTGGGTCCTTTATTTTTGGCTGCTTGTGCTGCAAATATAGAGACTAGAATTAAAGAGGCAGAAAAAGTAGCCTCATTCAATAGTTTTGAAAAAAAGTTAGTTCCAGCTGGAAGTTTTGTTCTTACAACTTATCAACGCATCACAGATAAATATAGCCCATATATAGTCTATATTGAGGGAGACGGTAGTATAACTTCAGGGCATTATGCTATTGCTAGTAATCCTACCCCTTCTAAAGTGATGTTATTAAAACTGGCTTCCCTTGATCCTAGGCCTAATATAATCTACATTGCTCGGCCTTGTCAATATACTCCAGTTGAATTGAACCCTAAATGTATCTCAGATTACTGGGTAGATAAAAGGTTGTCTGAAGAAGTTATAGAATCAATTAATACCGCGATAATAGCTATAAGTAATAATAGGCCAGTTAGTTTAATTGGTTTCTCAGGAGGGGGAGGCGTTGCTATATTAGTTGCAGCTCGCAATAAAAATATTCAGAATATAATCACTATAGCCGGCAATCTGGATATTGAAAGATTTAGTCGGCACCATGAAGTATATGCTTTAAAGGAATCCTTAAATCCTATTAAATACGCTAAGGTAATAAATAACATCCCTCAGCTACATATTGCAGGGGATAAAGACTTAACAGTACCAAGCAGCATCCCTAACGCTTATGTAGCTGCCAGTGCTTCGCCGTGTGTGCGCTTTAAAGTTTTTCCTGGCATCACTCACACTATAGGGTGGGAATCGGTATGGAAGGATGTGCTAAAGACTAAACTTACTTGTGATTAA
- a CDS encoding co-chaperone GroES, giving the protein MSFRPLYDKIAIEPIQQDEKTQGGIIIPDTAKEKPMQGIVIAVGKGIRSEDGTIQPLEVKVGDKVLYGKWAGTETKINGQELIIMKESDVMGIIS; this is encoded by the coding sequence ATGTCGTTTAGACCATTATATGATAAAATCGCAATAGAGCCAATTCAACAAGACGAGAAAACTCAGGGGGGCATTATTATTCCTGACACAGCTAAAGAAAAACCAATGCAAGGTATAGTAATAGCAGTGGGTAAGGGAATTAGGAGCGAAGACGGTACTATTCAGCCACTTGAAGTTAAAGTTGGAGATAAGGTGCTCTATGGTAAATGGGCTGGCACTGAAACGAAAATTAATGGGCAAGAATTGATCATCATGAAAGAAAGTGATGTGATGGGAATAATTAGTTAA
- the ssb gene encoding single-stranded DNA-binding protein, protein MASSLNKATLIGNLGRDPEIRQTNDGKEIVSFSIATSETWKDRVTGEKKEKTEWHRVVVFNESLVGVIKNYAKKGMKVYLQGSIHTRKWLDNSGQEKYTTEIILQNFNSQFILLDSKGSGSNNSEALPPKNSSNNFDHSDLDDEIPF, encoded by the coding sequence GTGGCTAGTAGTTTAAATAAAGCAACACTAATAGGAAATTTAGGGCGCGATCCAGAAATTAGACAAACAAATGATGGTAAAGAAATAGTAAGTTTTAGCATAGCTACTTCTGAAACTTGGAAAGACCGGGTTACTGGAGAAAAAAAAGAAAAAACAGAGTGGCATAGAGTAGTAGTATTTAATGAAAGTTTAGTAGGGGTGATAAAAAATTATGCTAAAAAAGGTATGAAGGTTTATTTGCAGGGAAGCATTCATACAAGAAAATGGTTAGATAATTCAGGTCAAGAAAAATATACCACTGAAATAATATTACAAAATTTTAACTCACAATTTATTCTGTTAGATTCCAAAGGAAGTGGCAGCAACAATTCGGAAGCTTTACCCCCAAAAAATTCTAGTAATAATTTTGACCATAGTGATTTAGATGATGAAATACCTTTTTAA
- the rpiB gene encoding ribose 5-phosphate isomerase B — translation MKTYNILIASDHTGFLIKGKIIDYLRNKNISVLDYGTNSQLAVDYPDYSKKVVDGILENIAPLGILICGTGIGMSIAANRTSEIRAALCFDLFMAVRARAHNDANILVLGAKIPEEKLVYEMVDKFLITSFEGGRHTARLSKIN, via the coding sequence ATGAAAACTTATAATATTTTAATAGCCAGCGACCATACAGGATTTTTAATAAAAGGTAAAATTATCGATTATCTACGTAACAAAAATATCTCGGTCCTTGATTACGGCACTAATAGTCAGTTAGCAGTTGATTATCCAGACTATTCTAAAAAAGTAGTAGATGGCATCCTAGAAAATATCGCTCCTTTAGGAATTTTAATTTGTGGGACAGGAATAGGCATGTCAATTGCAGCCAACCGCACCTCTGAAATTAGAGCCGCCTTATGCTTTGACTTATTTATGGCGGTAAGAGCAAGAGCTCATAATGATGCTAATATACTAGTACTTGGGGCTAAAATACCCGAGGAAAAACTTGTCTATGAAATGGTGGATAAATTTTTGATTACTAGCTTTGAAGGCGGGCGCCATACTGCACGCTTATCAAAAATAAATTAA
- a CDS encoding BPL-N domain-containing protein, which yields MIIKIYNGAGVSEESLKHSYNTLKLYTSSKYSISYISPEEIIRGTWIQETHLLVLPGGADIHYARALNGPGNNLIKKFIIQGGNFLGICAGSYYGGNYVEFAKSSNIEVTGKRELGLYNGTVRGPILCDYYYDSDRGARAAEIIINPNFNQHLKDCYVFYNGGGYFVNAENISNTKILAKYNIANSYAAIIECKYGKGTAILSGVHFEYDPNIMNSTSLYHIINILKESNQKRIMLLHYLFKILSIDH from the coding sequence TTGATAATCAAAATTTATAATGGAGCTGGAGTATCAGAAGAAAGCCTTAAACATTCTTACAATACCTTAAAACTCTATACTTCTTCTAAATATAGCATAAGCTATATTTCACCAGAAGAAATTATTCGTGGAACCTGGATCCAGGAAACTCATTTATTAGTGTTGCCAGGTGGAGCTGACATACATTATGCTAGGGCATTAAATGGGCCAGGAAACAACCTAATAAAAAAATTTATAATACAAGGAGGTAATTTTCTTGGAATATGTGCAGGTAGTTATTACGGGGGTAATTATGTAGAATTTGCAAAATCATCCAATATAGAAGTAACTGGTAAGCGAGAACTGGGTTTATATAATGGCACAGTTAGAGGACCAATTTTATGCGATTATTATTATGATTCTGATAGAGGGGCTAGGGCTGCTGAGATAATTATAAATCCTAATTTTAACCAACATTTAAAAGATTGTTATGTTTTCTATAATGGAGGGGGGTACTTTGTTAATGCAGAGAATATTTCAAACACTAAAATTCTTGCTAAATATAATATTGCCAATTCATATGCCGCAATAATTGAGTGCAAATACGGGAAGGGGACCGCTATCTTAAGCGGGGTGCATTTTGAATATGACCCTAATATTATGAACAGCACATCACTTTACCACATAATAAATATATTAAAAGAATCTAATCAAAAAAGAATTATGTTATTGCACTATCTATTTAAAATACTTTCTATTGATCATTAG
- the groL gene encoding chaperonin GroEL (60 kDa chaperone family; promotes refolding of misfolded polypeptides especially under stressful conditions; forms two stacked rings of heptamers to form a barrel-shaped 14mer; ends can be capped by GroES; misfolded proteins enter the barrel where they are refolded when GroES binds), with protein MGDKIITHGAAAREEILKGVELVVKTVRVTLGPKGKNIVIEQSYGAPRVTKDGVTVAKAIDVKNKEQNLGAQLVKSVASKTADVAGDGTTTATILAHAIGKEGYKIVAAGGNPMDIKRGIETAVNIVVEAIKTVSKKISNQEEIEQVATVSANHDKDVGTNIAIAMAKVGKEGVITVEEAKNFSFEVDVVEGMMFDRGYLSPYFVTNSEKMITELENPYILLIEKKLSNLQQMLPVLEAVLQSGRPLLIIAEDVEGEALAALVLNKLRGGLKVAAVKAPGFGDRRKLMMEDIAILTSGHLITDDLGMKLENVNISMLGTAKRVNISKENTVIIDGAGNKADIESRCSQIRNQIEESSSDYDKEKLQERLAKLSGGVAVLKVGGATEVEVKERKDRVEDALHATRAAVEEGIVAGGGVTLFYAARALDNVKGANEDQQAGINIVKKALQAPVRQIAENAGMDGAVVVGKLMDSQDKNFGFNAQDMVYVDMIKAGIIDPTKVVRTALQNAASVASLIITAEAIIVDDASDKENSAMPRGGMGGMGGMGGMDF; from the coding sequence ATGGGAGATAAAATAATAACACACGGTGCAGCTGCACGTGAAGAAATATTAAAAGGAGTTGAGCTTGTAGTTAAGACTGTAAGAGTTACTCTAGGTCCAAAAGGCAAAAATATTGTTATTGAGCAATCTTACGGGGCCCCAAGAGTCACTAAAGATGGTGTGACTGTGGCAAAAGCGATTGATGTAAAAAACAAAGAGCAAAATCTTGGAGCTCAGTTAGTAAAATCTGTCGCTAGTAAGACTGCAGATGTTGCTGGTGATGGAACAACTACTGCCACTATTCTAGCACACGCCATTGGTAAAGAAGGGTATAAAATAGTAGCAGCTGGTGGTAACCCTATGGATATAAAACGTGGGATAGAAACAGCGGTTAATATAGTAGTAGAAGCAATTAAAACCGTAAGCAAAAAAATTAGTAATCAAGAAGAAATTGAACAGGTGGCAACTGTATCAGCAAATCATGATAAAGATGTTGGTACAAATATTGCTATTGCTATGGCAAAAGTTGGGAAAGAAGGCGTCATTACTGTAGAAGAAGCTAAAAATTTCAGTTTTGAAGTAGATGTAGTTGAAGGAATGATGTTTGATAGAGGATATTTATCTCCATATTTTGTTACTAATTCCGAGAAAATGATCACCGAGCTGGAAAACCCATATATTTTACTAATTGAAAAGAAATTATCCAATTTACAGCAAATGTTACCTGTACTTGAAGCAGTACTACAATCAGGCCGTCCCTTACTTATTATAGCTGAAGATGTGGAAGGGGAAGCGCTAGCGGCGCTGGTGCTAAACAAATTACGTGGTGGGTTAAAAGTAGCTGCAGTTAAAGCTCCTGGATTTGGTGATAGAAGAAAGCTCATGATGGAAGATATTGCTATTTTAACATCGGGACACCTGATTACTGACGATTTAGGGATGAAGCTTGAAAACGTGAATATTAGTATGCTTGGTACTGCTAAGAGAGTAAATATTTCTAAAGAAAATACTGTTATAATTGACGGTGCTGGTAATAAAGCAGATATTGAATCACGTTGTTCACAAATTCGTAACCAAATTGAGGAATCTAGCTCTGATTACGATAAAGAAAAACTACAAGAACGCTTAGCTAAACTTAGTGGTGGAGTTGCGGTATTAAAAGTTGGCGGTGCCACTGAAGTAGAAGTTAAAGAAAGGAAAGACCGGGTAGAAGATGCTTTGCATGCTACTAGAGCTGCTGTAGAAGAAGGAATTGTTGCAGGAGGCGGGGTCACCTTATTTTATGCTGCTAGAGCTTTAGATAATGTAAAAGGCGCTAATGAAGATCAACAAGCCGGTATTAACATCGTGAAAAAGGCATTACAAGCTCCAGTAAGGCAAATTGCTGAAAATGCTGGAATGGATGGGGCTGTTGTTGTTGGTAAACTTATGGATAGCCAGGACAAAAATTTTGGCTTCAACGCCCAAGATATGGTTTATGTTGATATGATCAAAGCTGGAATTATTGATCCTACAAAGGTTGTACGGACAGCGTTGCAAAATGCTGCCTCAGTTGCTTCCCTAATAATTACCGCTGAAGCTATTATTGTTGATGACGCATCTGATAAGGAGAATTCTGCTATGCCACGTGGTGGCATGGGAGGTATGGGTGGCATGGGAGGTATGGACTTCTAG
- the ruvX gene encoding Holliday junction resolvase RuvX, giving the protein MITKTLLEFKALLQINKPIIAIDYGMRKTGLALSDPGKIIAMPFNTIYQIDKKEKIKAILNLATSCLACGIVIGLPINMDGTISEQTTILLKFTDTLNLATELPIYLQDERLSSKAANSLLKSLGFNRRERNNKDDAIAASMLLETTLNSMQKLLY; this is encoded by the coding sequence ATGATTACAAAAACTCTCCTAGAATTTAAAGCACTATTACAAATTAATAAACCAATTATAGCAATTGACTATGGCATGCGGAAAACAGGGCTTGCTCTCTCCGACCCAGGCAAGATTATAGCTATGCCTTTTAATACTATATATCAAATTGATAAAAAAGAAAAAATTAAAGCAATATTAAATTTAGCTACTAGCTGCTTAGCTTGTGGAATAGTTATAGGCTTACCAATTAATATGGATGGAACAATTAGCGAGCAGACGACAATTCTACTAAAATTTACTGATACCTTAAATCTTGCTACTGAGCTTCCAATTTATCTCCAAGATGAAAGGCTTTCATCCAAAGCCGCCAATAGTTTATTGAAATCTCTAGGCTTTAACCGAAGAGAACGTAATAATAAAGACGATGCAATAGCTGCCAGCATGCTTTTAGAAACTACTTTGAATTCTATGCAGAAGCTTCTTTATTAG